The window GGAGGTGTGACAACTGCACCTATATTTATTGCAAGATAGGTAAGGAAGTCATTTGATGTAGAGAAGTAAGGTGATAGATCTAAATTAGAAGCTTTAGGTATGCTTACGATAATAGAGGACAACACTAAGATGAATGAGACTATGATTAATGCCCTCTCTGTCTTCTCATATTTTCTTGTTAATATCACCAAGAGGTGAAATAGGAAGAATGATAAGAGACCAAGTGTAGGTGGTATACCGATTAAGTAACTACCTATTGCTATTCCAACGTATTCGCTTATATAAGTGAAGACATCAATGGAGAATATGGGAAGGGTTGCGACTATTGCAAGTTTTCTTGAGTAATAAGTCTTGATTATCTCTCCTAAACCTTTTCCAGTAACTGCAGATATCTTTCCTGCAGACTCCTGAACAACGAATAAGGGTAATGCTAATAATAATACGAACCATGTCAGCCCTAGACCATATTGTTGACCCGTTATAAATCCCCCTATGATACTAGCTGCGTCAGCGTCAGCTAAGAGTGCTATCCATGCTGGTCCGAATAGTTGCATCATTTCTCTCCTGCTCATCAGTTAACCCCTTTCCAATATTTTGTAATTATAAAAAATGATAAAAGATATATCTAATTATAAGAGTAAAAAGAAGTAAAAATACTTTTCTTTTTTACTCTATGGACTTCTTAGATAGTGGACCTTCACCTGGGAAGGATCTCCTGAAGTGACCTGATGGTCTGGCGTACAGTAGCTCTATGAACCAAGCTTCGTGTTCAATCTCTTCCTGTAGAATCCTCTGTGCCAAGTCATAAGTCCTTGGATCTTTGCCGTAGGTTAAATCACACACTTCTTTCCAGGTCCTAATTGCACACTGCTCAGCTTCAAGTAGAACTTTTAATATCTCCTTGGGGTCTTTCCAGTTTTGAGGTAAGTACGCATCGGCACAAGCGGATATATCAGCAACTTCCCTTATATCCCTGGGTAATGATCCTCCAAGCTCATATATCCTCTGCGTCATTAACTCGAAGTGTAATCTGTCCTCAAGCCTGGCATCTTCTGCAATTTCCTTCAATCCCTCGCCCTCTAGACCAGTCAAGTGCATCCTAAGTATTGTGTAGTAGTAATAGGTAGTAAACTCAGCAGCTGTCGCCTTTACCAGTTTGTCTATTAGTTTTTTAACATCTAAACCAGATTTTTCTAATATTTCTACTCCAACAGGTTTAATTTCGATTTGACTTGGATTATTTTTGTTTTGACTCATCTTTTTTCTCTCCCAATATTATAATGAACCTGTAGTTTAAAAGGTTTTCTAATTAGAAGTGATTCTTAATTAGAAGTAAACCTTGCACTCAAAGTTTGAAATTATGTTAGGAAAGACGTTATACTGTCTTGATAGTAGATAGAAATAAATTTTAATTAGTGTATATTTTAAATTACTGAAAGACATGATAAAGTGTACTGGGTTAAATAATGTTAAAGAAGGGGAAATTAAGAAAATAGAGATAGAGGGAAAAGATCTGCTCATCATAAATATTGGAGGTGAGTTAAAGTGTTTCTCTAGGTGGTGTCCACACAAGGGAGGTGACTTAGCTTATGGTGACTTTCTAATTAAAGACCAAATAAGGTGTCACTTACACGGTTATATATATGACCTAAATACCGGTAAAGCTGTTTATATACCTTATAAAGAGGGTTACGGAAAATGGAAAGACACATTAAACTTGGAGGTCTACAGGGTGATAAATAAGGATAATGAGCTATGTATAGACCTGGAATAAGTGAACAAAATTTAGAACAGTACTACATATTACTTACAGATCTCATTAACCCTTAATAAATCTCCTTAATTTATACTCAATGACCTCCCTGGGTACTGCACCTAGCACATAATCTACAGGTTTGCCCTCATAGAACAACAGAACCGTGGGTAAACTAACCACACCGTAACTAGATGCTATCTCCGGGTATTGGTCAACGTTTAACTTACCAAACCCCACTCCTTGGTAGTCCTTAGAGAGTTCCTCAATTATTGGGGACAGTAAGTGACACGGAGGGCACCACTCAGCCCATAAGTCCACTACTGAAACTTTAAAACTACTGAGAAATTCATTGAAGTTTTTGTCTGTCAGATGATGGATTTTGCCTCCATGAAATCTGTTAGTGTTCTTCTCCGAGTTGGATCTCAAAATATTTACTAACTTCTGATTCAACAACATTTCTAACTCAGAGTCTTCATTAGACCAACTCATAATTTCATTTTTACTATATTTAGTTAAAAAGATTTTTGTTGAGTTATTCCCATGTAACTCATTTGGAGCTGAATAATTTATAGACCACTGAGAGATATAATTATAAATATCTAATTAACTATAAATTTATATGGCAATTGATTTGATACTTTCAATATTTCTCATAATAATTATTGCTATCCTCATAAGACACTATTCAAGGAGAATAAATTAGATTAAGGAGGAATCTAAAAAGGAAGCTCAACAGATGTTCTCTCAATGGATTCAGCAACATTCTGATGAGTTGAGAACTCAAATGGAGCAGTCAGTGGAAATGAAATACAAGGCAATGCTTGAGCAATGGAAAAGCCAGAAAGAGGAAGAAATTAGAAGCGATGCCATAAAAAATCAATAAACACCTTATTGGGAAAAATAAGTGAGGAGTTTTACCCTATTTTTATTGCTCAGAAATTACAATATGAACCCCAAAGATTTTAGGCACTTAGGTTCTCCAGTAGATTTCATAGCATTCAAGGTTCTTTCTGATGAATCAGAACCAGAGATAATATTCTTTGAGATCAAGACTGGGAAAACTTCAGCATTAACTGATAGAGAGAAGAAAATTAGGGACGCGATAGAAGCAAGAAGAGTAAAGTATGAAGTTATAAATCTTAACAACCTTGTAGAGCACGCTAAAAGAAAAATAAGCGAGGAGATTGATAAATCTACAAAGGAATGATAATAAGGGAGATCTAAAATTACAAAAGAATAAAAGCCTCGCCCTTTAGGGCGGGGAGGAAGTCAGATTTTAAATTGTCTTCTGACTTTAACCTCTAAATTTTATATGAGGGGTTTAAATGAGATTAAGTGATTTTTCATTACTGTCTCTGAAGTTTTATTGAATAAGTCTGAATATTGAGTTTATGTTAAACAGTACGTGGACAAACTTAAAATTTCTCGCGTCTTCAGTCTAGTTTTCTTAAAATATATAGAGTAAGTTTTTAAAAATGAAATATAAAATGTTAAATGGAAATGAATAGGCTAGTATTATTAGGAATAGCTTTAGCAGTTATAATAGTAGTGGCTGTTGTAGCTTACTATGCTTATAACTACTACACAACAGGTAATCTTAACATTTACGTACAAGACCCTCCAGTGACCTCCACTCTTAAAATATACCTAACTATCTCATCTATCATGATCCATAAAGCAAATTCCACTTCCAACAGTACTGCGTGGATAACTATTTCTAACAAGACTATGACTGTTTTGCTAACTTATAACATGACATTCTTGACCTCAGCTAAGTTACCTCCTGGTGAGTATAACGAGATATTCATCCAGGTCTTATCTGCAGAGGCGAGTATTGGAACTGTAAATGTTTCAGTTATATTACCCAGTTCAGTGTTCAAGATACATATTGTTGGTGGTGTATTCTTAAGTGGAGGCTCTTCAGAGTCCCTATTAATTACTATCCCTCATACGATTAGTGCTAATGGAAGTATTATGATCAGCCCATCTGTGACAGCAAAAGTTATTACGTGACTAAGAATCGACAAGCCTCGCCTTTTAAGGCGGGGTGAGGTTTTTATAGTATCGTTAAGATGTTAAATTTGGTTAAAATGATGCGTGAGGAAACCCATGGAAATGGGTATATTAGTTCAATTAAGTGTCCTCATGCTGAAAAACAATATTCTTGAGTCTCAAGGAGGGTGGAATGAGGGTTCCACCACGGGTTCCTTCACCAGAGGGATAGGGGTAAAGTGGCTGAAGACCTAGCCTTTGGTTTACCGCTGGATGAGTGGAGTGGGGTGGGTGATACCCACTAGTTATGAGACGATGAGGGTGAAGGCGGTAAATCATAAACCTGTGAATCGCTCTAAAGGAACCCTTTAGGGTGGGGAGGAGGTCAGTTTTTAATTATTGGGTTTTCGATGGTTTTTTATCTTTCATTAAAAATTCTTTTCTCTTTATACGCTATGACAGTGGTTACAAGTATTGGACAAGACCAGGGTAAAAGCCAATGTGAATATCATGGACACATTGTCAAAATAAACCTGAAAATCTGATAATGTCTAAACAATATTTATTATTAAGGAGGACATATGATTCTTTATGATAGACCTGGACTCAAAAGGAAAAGGAATACAGTTTCAGTTTTACGCAGCATATTATCCTCCAATATACTCCAAGCTTAAGGCTAATAACATAAGAGAACTAATTGAGGGGGTAAAGAAGTGTGATAATTACACTCTATTTTATCACATATTTCACCCCGTGTTCAGCTCACATCTAATACCCGAGGAGTACTCAAATGACTTTGCGCACTGGATATCGGAGAGTGTAGGAGACAAGGAATTAGCTGAGCTAGTATCTGATATTCCTGGCGCGGAGCCAAGGACAGTGGATAATATTAGGAGTGATCTGATAAACGTCTTAAGTATGAGGTCTAATGATAGGGTGGCTCTATCGCTTTTTGTATTTGTCTCCTGTAGGGTTATAACTTATAAAACTAATTACGTTGCAAATACTCTAGGTGAGTTTCTAGATTGTTTATCTGAGATTCCCGGAAGGTCTCTAGTGTGGCACTTTGTAACTAGGAGAGTATTAGGTTACACTAACAGGAATGATTTCTCCAGTTGGTTAGAAACTAATTTTGGGTTGAGTGAGGTTGCAGAGGAGTTAAGCAAGATTGATCCACAAACTTATGTTGATGAAGAGGTACTGAGAAGCGATATAATCAAAACGTTAGAGAGGTGGTTGTTGAAATGATAGAAAAATATGAGAAATTTATTGGTGAGCACGAACTCGATTCGTTGTTCAAAATAGCAGAGAGAATCAAGGACTTATCTATACTTCACGTCAATTCTACTAAAGCCGGCGGAGGAGTAGCGGAGATTCTCAATAGAATGGTTCCTTTAATGAAGGAGCTGGGACTTAATGTTGACTGGAAGGTGATAAAGGGAGACAACGAGTTCTTCAATGTCACAAAGACTTTCCATAACTCATTGCAGAATGGTATAGGTAACATCAGTGAGAAACACTTCAAGATCTACGATAAATGGCAGGAGATTAATCTATCTGAGATACCTTTAGACTATGACGTTATGTTCATCCATGATCCTCAGCCCGCAGGTCTAATTAGATTTAAGAAAGGTAATAATAGATGGATATGGAGGTGTCATATAGATATTTCGAACCCATATCCACCTGTTTGGGATTTTCTGAAGAGATATGTCTCTGAGTATAATGCGTCAATAATATCGGTCCCGTCTTTTGGTAGGGACGACATAGACATTCCTCAATTTATAATACCTCCGTCAATTGATCCATTGAGTGAAAAGAACAAACAAATTTCGGAGACAACAAAGCTCAGGATAATCAGTAAGTTTGGAATATCAGAAGATAAACCATTTGTAACTCAGATATCTAGGTTTGATTATGCTAAAGACCCATTAGGTGTTATTAAGGCATACAAGTTAGCTAAGAGGCACGTGGATCTTCAGTTAGCCTACGTAGGAAGTCCTGCTACAGATGATCCTGAGGGAGAAAAGGTCTATAATGAGGTTATAAGAGAGTCTAAAGACGATAAGGACATCCATATACTCATGTTACCTCCATATAGTGATTTAGAAATAAATGCCTTCCAATCGGCTTCCACTGTAGTAATGCAGAAGTCAATTAAGGAAGGATTTGGGTTAACTGTCAGTGAAGCCATGTGGAAAAATAAACCTGTAATAGGTGGAAATACCGGAGGAATACCTCTCCAGGTTATCAATGGAGTCACAGGGTTTCTGGTAAACAGTCCCCAGGGTGCTGCGCATTACACAATATATTTATCAAGAAACGCTAAGGTGAGGAATACTATGGGAGTAAATGCAAGGGAACATGTGAGAAGGAATTTCCTAATTACCCGTGAGTTAAGAGATTACTTAATGACTATACTATACGTTAGCGAGAGGAATAGTGAACAGTAACTAGTGAATTACTGACTTCCTCCCTGCCATAAATAGCGAGGCTTTCCTCATTATATAACAGGACAAAGGGTTGCTAAGTGAGGCTGAAGTCATGATCAGTGAAACTCTGAATCTGAATAGAGCAGTGAATCCCCTAAGATCACTTACCTTTTCTCTTCCTTCTCCTCCACACTTCCCTTTACAATATCCAATGCTTCTGCGTAAAGGAAGCCAAATATTAGCCATCCCAAGAAGATGTTAGTGACATAAGGGTTTACACTGAAAAGAGAGGAGACTAGAACCCATAGCGATATGATTGTGGCTATGATACCTATCATCAGCTCGTCGATGTGTTTTCTCAGCCTCCTAGAGGCTAGTCTTATTAGAGATATATTAGCTGAAGTGTGTATGAAGATATTTCCAAGTCCTGCTAGTGCACCTAAAGTCACAAATGTGTCATAGAGTCCTATGTAATGAACAGCCAAGGTAAGTATCGTAATAAATATTATGGCGATAAATATTTCAGATATCAGGGGTCTATTTCTCACCGATTTACTCAAAAATTTAGGGAATATTAAATCTTCAGACATTGCTTTCACAGTTCGTGAGTTTGCTAATATATAAGATACTCCTCCTAGAATTCCGTCATTTAGAGCCAAAAAAGAGAGAAATATGGTGCCGATTATGCTAAAACTCACTAATAAATAATCAACCAAATTTCCTGTGAAGTTTATTGCTCCAAGTGAATAGAAGAATAATGAAGCTAGTCCACCACCAAAGATGAGTACTAGTATAGCTGCTTTCCCAATAGACTTTCTGGTGTCTGCTTCCTCTCCCAAAGGAGCAATGGATCCATACCCTGTAGGTATACCCAAACCGAAGAGGACTGCACTAGCTAGTTTAGAGGGAAAACTTATTGGGTTGTAAAAGTGCCAGCCAGAGAGGTACAGAAAGTAAATGGATAAAATGACGATTGCCCCCATTTCAATAAGTGACATGATCATGGCATATTTAGCTGAAACTTTAACACCTGATAATACTATTGCAGAGGCAACTATGGAAACTATTAATGCCAAAATTGTCTGATTCCATCCTGTTATGTAGTACAGGACGTAGGCACCACCAGTAACCAACGTTCCACCGTAAGATATTGCATATAAAATGTAACTCCAGCCCGTCTCTAGACCAAGTCTAGTTGTGAGGGAGTAGACGGCATATGTGTAATATCCCCCTCCTCTTTTAAATCTCCTGGAGAGATAGTATACAACTAAACCGTTAAAGAGTACCACAAGGGTAGCTATGATCATAGCGAAAACTCCTGCTGTACCTACAAGAGCAATCATAACTGTGCCGAAAGTTAACAACGAGATAAAAGGGGCTTGTCCGCCAAAGGAAATAAAGAAGAGATCCACGAAACTTAGTTTCTGTTTAGAGTCATCGCTAATCTCCTTTTTAGCTCTCATATAATCATCTTGTCTAGGGTAATACTTAAGACTTGTTATAATTTCTGAATAAATAATGATTTATAAACCATGAATATCTTTAAAAACTTCACCTAACTAAATAAAATACACACTAATTAGATATCTCTAAATACGCCTTGGTTTTCTTCTCTATTCAGATGTGAGACCTAGACATCCACACGATCAAGAATAAAACTATTAACCTCTGAATTCTTTATATAATTGTGAAGCTACCTTTCTTCCCTTCTTAGTTAAATCATAGTAGACACCATTTGGCTTAGCCCCAGTCTCTTTTGCCTTCACCTTTAACCAAGGTTTAACAGAAGACGTGACAGATCTCTTAAGAGAGCCGTTGTATACTGTCAAGAGACCTATTTCTTTCAATCTCTTACAATTAATTTCGATCTCATCCTCATCAAATTTAGGTGCATAACCACTTTCTCCCAATAATCTCCTAGCCATATACCAAGAGTTGTCTGGACCATACTTGTAGATATGAATCAGGATCTTTTTCATTAAATCCGTTAATTCATCCACATCTTCTAATTTGTGGACTATTATTAATCTTTTTAGTTATTTCATTTACCACACCTGTGCTAGAGAGTTGAAATAGGGTAGAAACCAAAAGCTGAAACACATATTCTCCCCGGTAAATACACTGACTGAAGTAATAGATTGATGATATCTGACCTCCTCCCCGCCCTAAATGGCGAGGCTTTCATTCTTTTGTAATAGTTTACAAAGTTAAATTGATATTATTTTGGAAAAGTTTTATAACTGTTAAAAGAAACTAAAAACTAGTGAGCAAGGATCAATTAGATGATGAATTTATTGAGATTAATGGTAGTAAAATACACTATATTCAATCAGGATCTGGGGATCCAGTTCTCTTATTTCATGGATCAAGATTTAATGCCTACACCTGGAAGGAGACTAAGACACTTGACTCAATAGCAAAGGCTGGTTTTAGAGCTATATCTGTAGACTTTCCAGGATATGGCAAGTCTGAAAGGGGTAAGTTTACTTCACTCTCTGACTTTATACATGACTTTATCTCCTCACTGTCCTTAAACAAACCATTTTTGTTAGGTGCTTCAATGGGAGGGGAGGCAGTATTATCTTATTCAGTTTATCATCCACAGGACATTAAAGGACTCATTTTAGTCGGTGCAGTTGGAGTTAAAAAATATGAGAAACTACTGACCAATTTGGAGGGAGTCCCCATACTTTTAATATGGGGTAAAAAAGATAGAATTTCCATTGAAGAGAATTACAAACTAATAATAAACAGCGTTAAAACTACTTACTTTGTTCATATAGGGAATAATCACGCGTGTTATCTTGACGATCCTACCACATTTAATGATATTGTTATGAAATTCATTAAGGGATCTCTATGGATGATCTCCTAAAGGAAGTGTTGAAAGATAAGAGACTCTTAGAAGTCTTGAGACATCTCAAAAGAGCTAATGTGGATTACGGTAAGTCAATAATGTTAAACACTAAGATACCTTTAACCGAAGTCCTAGATGTTTTGGATAAACTTGAAAGTCTAGGTTTAATAGAGAGAGTAACTGGAGCCACTCTGAAAAACACTGAGGCTAAATTTAAGCTGAGTCAAGAAGTACATAAACACCACACTTACTATAGGTTAACCAGAGATGGAGATCACCTACTGAGAAGACTAGACGAAAAGGATATAATAAATGCTTATGCGGAAATTGTTAAGGATGACGAAGTAGGGCTGAAATTACTATATTACGCTGAGGAACTGAACAGTGACCACGCATTAACTTATTCTAAATTGCTTAGGAAACCTCTGGAGGAGATCACTCCAAAGATAGAGGAATTAGAAAGGATGGGTTTGATGGAGGAAAAGAACAGCAAGGTCATAAAATTCAGAGAGAGAAGAGCTAAGCCGAAGAAGGAAACAAGGACTCACCATAAATACTATGGTCTAACGAGATTAGGAGAGTTGTTGGTGAGAGAGCTAAAACGAAGAGGTGTACTGGAGAAATAAGGTAGAGTGTCATTTTACTTCTGTATGTGGAGTATTCCTTGATGTAGCTGAGCGTAAATATTTCTTTCCCCATATGTGGAGAAGTACACGATTATACCTCATGTATCTGGAGGACGTACATGGAATTTAAAACAAGGTAAAGGAAAAGGAGTCAGTAAGGGAGATATATAGTAGAAAGTAAGATGGAAAAAGGGAAAAAAGGAAAGGAAAAAAGAAGGAAGGACTTCCTTGGCTTTATACGGTCCTTTGACATCTTAGTCTAGATGGTCATGTTATTAGCTTGTAGCTAAACCTTGATTTCAGCTCCTCATAGAGTTCTCTAGATGAGGGTTCTCTACCGAGTCTCTTTGTCATTTCATCAATGATTTTTTTGATTATTTCTCTTACTTTCTTACCTGCTATGCAGAACTCAGGTAGCTTGAACTCAGGGATACCCTCACCCTTATAACTATCCATTACTTCCTTTTGTTCATCTTCAGTTGAAAAGGGAAAGGAAAGACATGCATATGGTTTGAAGGAATGAATTCCACAAGCCCATCCCCTTTTATAAGGACAAGGTCTTTCAAGTATTCTGAAGTCCACACCCTCCCTTATTTCTGATATACCTTTAGCCACTCCTAATTTATTCACAATCTCTTTATAATCAAATTCATAGACTGGAATCCCAAAACCATAGTCGCAACACTTTCCCCCACACCTTTCACAATAGGAGGAAACATCTAGAAACACATTCATGGCTAGCTGAAATACCAGGGAGTAAAGCCCAAATTTCACTATGGGAATGTTTTCGAACTTCTCAAGTGCATCAAGAATCCTTTCAAACGCCTCCAAATCCCCCCGTAACCCTTTCTTAGTTTCGAACTCAATACTTACAGACATTCATTATAATATACAGCATTTTTATATTTAAATATCTGAATAATTATCAAATGTTAGCGTATATATTTTGGCATGAGAGGGGGAAAGAGTTCAAAGAGGACGAATATAACAAAGCGCTAATAGAATTTCACATTTATTATAACCGTGAAGTTAGAATCGAAGGTTATTTAGGCTCCATGGTAGTCAAGGTGGATAAGGTCCCATGGTCTAGTAATAATGTGTATGAGGATTGGTATTTTGTTGATAGCTCAAAATCACTGGATCTACTGAATGATTCAATAACTGGTGATCAGAAAATAAGAGAGGTACATGATAAAATCGCTAAAATGGCTAGAAATGGTAAGGGAGGACTATATAAGCTTATTAATGGAGATCCTTTATCACCCTCATTTCCTCATGCAGTGTGGATATCTAAACCCGTTGGAGTTTCATATGATGTTTTCTACACTGAAATTAGGGAAATATCAGGTAATCTATGGAGAAAGCAGTTAGCCATGGCACCCATGAGTGAGTTTTGTATTTTTTCCAAAAGGGAAATTAGAGTGGATGAAAAATTCTCCCCGGTTTTCCAAAAGAGAAATCTCTTATATATCTCAGATGAGTTAAAGAAGAAAATGAATACTTAGTGAAGTTATTCTCTTCCCATTTTTAACGGGATTCAGTACTATTCATGATACGACAATTTGATATCCTTTATCCACAAGATCTGTCAACGCATAGTGGTGGTCTTCGTCTCCTATCAGCTTTATGATGTTAGGTAGCTTATCCCTTATGTTTAAGTGTGGTGGAGATGCACAATATCCACATGCACCTAGAATTAAACCCTCCTTCATTGCCTTCTCGTAAGCAGGCTTTAAGCCTTTGTAAGGACTTTCGGTTATTGGTATTTTAGTACCTAGTCCGTCGAAATAGACGTAGACATCATTTCCCTTTTCTTTCAATTCCACTGCGTAATGAAGAATATGTGCTGCCTTAATTGAATCTGCTAGGTTTGTAGGGTCATTCATTACAACAAATAAGATCTTAGCCATGAGTTTCTCGTGGTCTTCATGTTTTATAAAGTTTTGCCTAAATGTATCAACCCTTCAACTCACTCCATTTCTAACACAAACTTACCCTTCCCCTTTCGTAAGAAGCTTAGAATCCTCTAGTTTAGGAGTATTGACATCATTAAGTCTGAGCTGTTTTCTGATCTCCATGAGTCTAATTGACCTTACGGTCTTCAAACTCTCATTTTATACAATTAACCGATATATCCCCTTAAATAAATTTTAATCACAGAATTAACACGTTTATATAAATTATAAATTTTGCAATCACAATATTTGTCTGTTTATATTATTTACAATCCATGATATTAAAAATTCTTATAAGCCTAAATAAAGTATATAGTGTTATGAAAGATGAAACAAGGGCGTCCATAGCGGCGTCCATTGGCATAGCATTTGAATTTTACGATTTTTTAATATTCGGATTCATTAGCGGTATCTTAGCAAAGCTTTTCTTTCCATCAACTAACTCATTAGTATCTCTCTTGGAAACTCTTGCAGTATTCGCAACAGGGTTTGCAGGAAGACCAATTGGTGCAATTATTTTTGGTCATCTTGGTGATAAGATCGGGAGAAAGTATACTTTAATACTTACAATGACATTGATGGGGCTCTCGTCATTATTCACAGGACTCCTTCCAGGGTATGCTTCAATAGGTATATTAGCTCCTCTACTCCTGACCACGTTAAGGATATTACAGGGAGTTTCTCTCGGAGGAGAATTCGGGGGAGGTATAACACTTTCGGCAGAGTTTGCTGAGCCATCGAAGAGAGCTTTTTATGTAGGTATTGCTCAAATGGCTCAAGGTACTGGTCCTCTGTTAGCTACGGGACTAATTTTCCTGTTCAGCTCATTTATGTCAACTCAAGAGTACAATTCCATAGGATGGAGAATATTATTTGTGATAGGAGCATTAATAGCAGTTATAGGAGTGATAATAAGGCTTAAGATATCAGAATCCCCTGTTTTCAAGAAGGTCAGA is drawn from Sulfolobus acidocaldarius SUSAZ and contains these coding sequences:
- a CDS encoding DNA polymerase (play a key role in DNA protection against oxidative stress by oxidizing Fe(II) to Fe(III); induced by iron depletion and hydrogen peroxide) — encoded protein: MSQNKNNPSQIEIKPVGVEILEKSGLDVKKLIDKLVKATAAEFTTYYYYTILRMHLTGLEGEGLKEIAEDARLEDRLHFELMTQRIYELGGSLPRDIREVADISACADAYLPQNWKDPKEILKVLLEAEQCAIRTWKEVCDLTYGKDPRTYDLAQRILQEEIEHEAWFIELLYARPSGHFRRSFPGEGPLSKKSIE
- a CDS encoding (2Fe-2S)-binding protein → MIKCTGLNNVKEGEIKKIEIEGKDLLIINIGGELKCFSRWCPHKGGDLAYGDFLIKDQIRCHLHGYIYDLNTGKAVYIPYKEGYGKWKDTLNLEVYRVINKDNELCIDLE
- a CDS encoding thioredoxin; amino-acid sequence: MSWSNEDSELEMLLNQKLVNILRSNSEKNTNRFHGGKIHHLTDKNFNEFLSSFKVSVVDLWAEWCPPCHLLSPIIEELSKDYQGVGFGKLNVDQYPEIASSYGVVSLPTVLLFYEGKPVDYVLGAVPREVIEYKLRRFIKG
- a CDS encoding Holliday junction resolvase; protein product: MNPKDFRHLGSPVDFIAFKVLSDESEPEIIFFEIKTGKTSALTDREKKIRDAIEARRVKYEVINLNNLVEHAKRKISEEIDKSTKE
- a CDS encoding glycosyl transferase family 1, with protein sequence MIEKYEKFIGEHELDSLFKIAERIKDLSILHVNSTKAGGGVAEILNRMVPLMKELGLNVDWKVIKGDNEFFNVTKTFHNSLQNGIGNISEKHFKIYDKWQEINLSEIPLDYDVMFIHDPQPAGLIRFKKGNNRWIWRCHIDISNPYPPVWDFLKRYVSEYNASIISVPSFGRDDIDIPQFIIPPSIDPLSEKNKQISETTKLRIISKFGISEDKPFVTQISRFDYAKDPLGVIKAYKLAKRHVDLQLAYVGSPATDDPEGEKVYNEVIRESKDDKDIHILMLPPYSDLEINAFQSASTVVMQKSIKEGFGLTVSEAMWKNKPVIGGNTGGIPLQVINGVTGFLVNSPQGAAHYTIYLSRNAKVRNTMGVNAREHVRRNFLITRELRDYLMTILYVSERNSEQ
- a CDS encoding amino acid permease — its product is MRAKKEISDDSKQKLSFVDLFFISFGGQAPFISLLTFGTVMIALVGTAGVFAMIIATLVVLFNGLVVYYLSRRFKRGGGYYTYAVYSLTTRLGLETGWSYILYAISYGGTLVTGGAYVLYYITGWNQTILALIVSIVASAIVLSGVKVSAKYAMIMSLIEMGAIVILSIYFLYLSGWHFYNPISFPSKLASAVLFGLGIPTGYGSIAPLGEEADTRKSIGKAAILVLIFGGGLASLFFYSLGAINFTGNLVDYLLVSFSIIGTIFLSFLALNDGILGGVSYILANSRTVKAMSEDLIFPKFLSKSVRNRPLISEIFIAIIFITILTLAVHYIGLYDTFVTLGALAGLGNIFIHTSANISLIRLASRRLRKHIDELMIGIIATIISLWVLVSSLFSVNPYVTNIFLGWLIFGFLYAEALDIVKGSVEEKEEKR
- a CDS encoding 2-hydroxy-6-oxo-6-phenylhexa-2,4-dienoate hydrolase; protein product: MSKDQLDDEFIEINGSKIHYIQSGSGDPVLLFHGSRFNAYTWKETKTLDSIAKAGFRAISVDFPGYGKSERGKFTSLSDFIHDFISSLSLNKPFLLGASMGGEAVLSYSVYHPQDIKGLILVGAVGVKKYEKLLTNLEGVPILLIWGKKDRISIEENYKLIINSVKTTYFVHIGNNHACYLDDPTTFNDIVMKFIKGSLWMIS